A single Chiloscyllium punctatum isolate Juve2018m chromosome 14, sChiPun1.3, whole genome shotgun sequence DNA region contains:
- the LOC140485551 gene encoding probetacellulin-like isoform X3 — translation MLPDLLSFSTSLTEIPQIGHFTKCPKELMSYCIEGECRFMQSENKPSCVCKFGYVGSRCEFLDVFYRTGKRDQFIVVGLVLAILLLMIAIIVICFCVHRFRRKHKAHKKRCEEAEILSSKPLDGKDSRGEGEDTAMTTLA, via the exons cctctcttaCAGAAATTCCCCAGATAGGACACTTCACTAAATGTCCAAAGGAGTTGATGAGTTACTGTATTGAAGGAGAATGTCGGTTTATGCAGTCTGAAAATAAACCATCGTGTGT GTGTAAATTTGGCTATGTTGGCTCCCGATGTGAATTTCTGGATGTATTCTATCGAACCGGAAAACGGGATCAGTTCATCGTCGTGGGGCTGGTTCTGGCCATTCTGCTGCTCATGATTGCAATAATAGTCATCTGTTTTTGTGTGCA TCGGTTCCGCAGGAAGCACAAAGCTCACAAGAAGAGGTGTGAAGAAGCTGAAATCCTCAGCTCCAAGCCACTGGATGGGAAAGACTCACGAGGTGAAGGTGAAGACACTGCAATGACCACTCTAGCTTGA